One segment of Streptosporangium brasiliense DNA contains the following:
- a CDS encoding TetR/AcrR family transcriptional regulator has translation MAGRPRDDRARNAILRRAADIASKDGLEGLSIGRLAADLGVSKSGLFGHFGSKEELQLATVRAAAGVYLDEVVQPALALPPGLGRVWRLCDSWLSYSQRRVFPGGCFFFTVTAEFDARPGRVRDAVAAAALEWSRLVTRTVEEARRLGELTEDTGADQLAFELIAFLETANAVSLLHDDPVAYQRARTAIRNRLHAAATGSAALPGLDSALQSGHQ, from the coding sequence ATGGCGGGCCGGCCACGAGACGACCGGGCGCGGAACGCGATCCTGCGCCGAGCGGCGGACATCGCCTCCAAGGACGGGCTGGAGGGCCTGTCCATCGGGCGGCTGGCCGCCGATCTCGGCGTGAGCAAGAGCGGGCTCTTCGGCCACTTCGGCTCCAAGGAAGAGCTCCAGCTCGCCACGGTCCGGGCCGCGGCGGGCGTCTATCTCGACGAGGTCGTCCAGCCCGCGCTGGCACTGCCGCCGGGCCTGGGACGGGTATGGCGGCTGTGCGACAGCTGGCTGAGCTACTCGCAGCGGCGGGTCTTCCCCGGCGGGTGCTTCTTCTTCACGGTCACCGCCGAGTTCGACGCCCGCCCGGGGCGCGTGCGGGACGCCGTCGCCGCCGCCGCCCTTGAGTGGAGCCGCCTGGTCACGCGCACCGTCGAGGAGGCGCGCCGGCTCGGAGAGCTCACCGAAGACACCGGAGCCGATCAGCTCGCCTTCGAGCTGATCGCGTTCTTGGAGACCGCCAACGCCGTATCACTGCTGCACGACGATCCCGTCGCCTACCAGCGGGCCAGGACCGCCATCCGGAACCGCCTGCACGCCGCCGCCACCGGTTCCGCGGCCCTACCCGGGCTCGATTCCGCACTCCAGAGCGGTCACCAGTAG
- a CDS encoding TIGR03086 family metal-binding protein, which produces MSAISVDLGSVDLRDLDRRALEAAGRLVAQAGPEHLTGPTPCAAWNLGELLRHMVSENRGFAAAAAGLPADRSTWDSGELGTDPHRAYQESAAAVTAAFAAQDVHDRQVEVREFGVFPGRAAMGMHFVDFLVHGWDIAASVGAPYSPDEESAAVALAIASRWADAPGLRGPGGPFGVRVPVPADVSDFERLLGLLGRSPAWAPSC; this is translated from the coding sequence ATGAGTGCGATCTCCGTCGACCTGGGATCCGTGGACCTGCGCGACCTCGACCGGCGGGCGCTGGAGGCCGCCGGTCGGCTGGTCGCCCAGGCCGGCCCTGAGCACCTCACCGGGCCCACCCCCTGTGCCGCATGGAATCTGGGCGAGCTGCTGCGTCACATGGTGAGCGAGAACCGCGGCTTCGCCGCCGCGGCCGCCGGCCTGCCCGCCGACCGGTCCACCTGGGACAGCGGCGAGCTCGGCACCGACCCGCACCGCGCCTACCAGGAGTCCGCGGCCGCGGTCACCGCCGCGTTCGCCGCCCAGGACGTTCACGACCGGCAGGTCGAAGTACGCGAGTTCGGCGTGTTCCCCGGCCGCGCCGCCATGGGCATGCACTTCGTCGACTTCCTCGTTCACGGATGGGACATCGCCGCCTCCGTCGGCGCGCCGTACTCGCCCGATGAGGAGTCGGCGGCCGTCGCGCTGGCGATCGCCTCTCGATGGGCGGACGCCCCGGGCCTCCGCGGCCCCGGCGGCCCGTTCGGCGTCCGGGTTCCGGTGCCCGCCGACGTCTCCGACTTCGAGCGGCTGCTCGGGCTGCTCGGCCGTTCCCCGGCGTGGGCGCCGTCATGCTGA
- the wrbA gene encoding NAD(P)H:quinone oxidoreductase translates to MEPVNVAIIYYSATGTLHALAQAAAEGAEKAGAHVRLRKVAELAPPEAISANPAWAQHLQDTADVAEAGLDDLAWADAVLFGTPTRFGNPASQLRAFIDTTGPLWFHGKLADKVYSAFTASNTAHGGQESTLLALGNTFYHWGGVIVPPGYTDPIQFRSGNPYGTSHVTGDGPPNDVSLEAARHQARRVVATAASLKAGRAA, encoded by the coding sequence ATGGAACCCGTTAACGTCGCGATCATTTACTACAGCGCCACGGGCACCCTGCACGCCTTGGCGCAGGCCGCCGCAGAGGGCGCGGAGAAGGCCGGCGCACACGTGCGACTGCGCAAGGTCGCCGAACTGGCCCCACCGGAGGCGATCAGCGCCAATCCGGCCTGGGCCCAGCACCTCCAGGACACCGCCGACGTCGCCGAGGCCGGCCTCGACGACCTGGCCTGGGCCGACGCGGTGCTGTTCGGTACTCCCACCCGCTTCGGCAACCCGGCCAGCCAGCTCAGGGCGTTCATCGACACCACCGGCCCGCTGTGGTTCCACGGCAAGCTCGCGGACAAGGTGTACTCGGCTTTCACCGCCTCCAACACCGCCCACGGCGGACAGGAATCCACCCTCCTGGCGCTGGGGAACACCTTCTACCACTGGGGCGGCGTCATCGTGCCCCCCGGCTACACCGACCCCATCCAGTTCCGGTCGGGCAATCCCTACGGCACCTCCCACGTGACCGGCGACGGCCCGCCCAACGACGTGTCCCTGGAAGCGGCCCGCCACCAGGCCCGCCGCGTCGTCGCCACCGCGGCCTCGCTCAAGGCCGGCCGCGCCGCCTGA
- a CDS encoding response regulator transcription factor yields the protein MAHLLLVEDDAQVRSALTRALTERGHAVISAAAGMPGLTRALEDRPDLVVLDLGLPDLDGCEVLRMLRAVSAVPVIVATARDDEPEIVRALDAGADDYVVKPFSAAHLDARIRAVLRRSRDDDAETGPVRVGGLLIEQAGREASLDGVRLDLTPKEFDLLHYLAVRPGQVVTKRELLTEVWRMAYGGADKTVDVHLSWLRRKLGESAQRPRYLQTVHGVGVKIVDPGA from the coding sequence GTGGCCCACCTGCTTCTCGTCGAGGACGACGCCCAGGTCCGGTCCGCGCTGACCCGGGCGCTCACCGAACGCGGGCACGCCGTCATCTCGGCCGCCGCGGGCATGCCGGGGCTCACCCGGGCACTGGAGGACCGGCCCGACCTGGTCGTGCTCGACCTGGGCCTGCCCGACCTCGACGGCTGCGAGGTGCTGCGCATGCTGCGCGCCGTCAGTGCCGTCCCGGTCATCGTGGCGACCGCGCGCGACGACGAGCCGGAGATCGTCCGGGCGCTGGACGCCGGGGCCGACGACTACGTCGTCAAGCCGTTCAGCGCGGCCCATCTGGACGCCCGGATCCGGGCCGTGCTGCGCCGTAGCCGCGACGACGACGCGGAGACGGGGCCGGTGCGGGTCGGCGGGCTGCTCATCGAGCAGGCGGGCCGGGAGGCGTCCCTCGACGGCGTCCGCCTCGACCTGACGCCCAAGGAGTTCGACCTGCTGCACTATCTCGCGGTCCGCCCCGGCCAGGTCGTCACCAAGCGCGAGCTGCTCACCGAGGTGTGGCGGATGGCCTACGGCGGCGCCGACAAGACCGTCGACGTGCACCTGTCCTGGCTGCGCCGCAAGCTCGGCGAGAGCGCCCAGCGCCCCCGCTACCTGCAGACCGTCCACGGTGTCGGCGTGAAGATCGTCGACCCGGGAGCATGA
- a CDS encoding HAMP domain-containing sensor histidine kinase has protein sequence MRRRLALLAVATTSLVLVAFLVPLAMLVSTLAAERATAAATTWAQSVATAAALGDQDTLDATVRQANGSGGTPTTVFLAGHEFLGVPAPRGPGVELAARGRSVTVETPTGREILVAVQGGERGTMVVRAFVSTERLRQGVGRAWLVLGLIGLVLLTVGIVVADRLARSLIQPVGQVAGVSRRLARGDLDARVEAAGPPEIREVGTALNHLAARIRELLTREREAVADLSHRLRTPVTALRLEAETLRDKDEAARVGEAVDSVERMVTQVIREARRFDRGGAPSCDAAQVVGDRVAFWSALAEDQDRPLHLDLADGPITVGVSGPELAACVDLLLENVFAHTPDGTPFAVELAAGPEGGARLVIADEGAGFALPDPVGRGASGGSSTGLGLDIARRTAEDSGGWLRAGSSPSGGAEVTLELGPGLT, from the coding sequence ATGAGGCGACGGCTGGCCCTGCTCGCGGTGGCGACCACCTCGCTGGTCCTGGTCGCCTTCCTCGTGCCGCTGGCCATGCTGGTGAGCACGCTGGCCGCCGAGCGGGCCACGGCCGCCGCCACCACCTGGGCGCAGTCGGTGGCCACCGCGGCGGCCCTGGGCGACCAGGACACCCTCGACGCCACCGTACGGCAGGCCAACGGCTCCGGCGGCACACCGACCACGGTCTTCCTGGCCGGCCACGAGTTCCTCGGCGTGCCCGCGCCCCGCGGTCCCGGCGTCGAGCTGGCCGCGCGCGGGCGCAGCGTCACCGTCGAGACTCCGACCGGCCGGGAGATCCTGGTGGCCGTCCAGGGCGGGGAGCGCGGCACCATGGTCGTCCGCGCGTTCGTGAGCACCGAGCGGCTGCGCCAGGGAGTGGGGCGGGCGTGGCTGGTGCTGGGCCTGATCGGGTTGGTGCTGCTCACGGTCGGCATCGTCGTCGCCGACCGGCTCGCCCGCTCGCTGATCCAGCCGGTCGGGCAGGTCGCGGGGGTCTCCCGGCGGCTGGCCCGCGGCGACCTGGACGCGCGGGTGGAGGCGGCGGGCCCGCCGGAGATCCGCGAGGTCGGCACCGCGCTCAACCACCTGGCCGCCCGCATCCGCGAGCTGCTCACCCGCGAGCGCGAGGCGGTCGCGGACCTGTCCCACCGGCTGCGCACGCCGGTCACGGCGCTGCGGCTGGAGGCCGAGACCCTGCGTGACAAGGACGAGGCGGCCCGGGTGGGGGAGGCCGTCGACAGCGTCGAGCGCATGGTCACCCAGGTCATCCGGGAGGCACGCCGGTTCGACCGGGGCGGCGCGCCGAGCTGCGACGCCGCCCAGGTGGTCGGCGACCGCGTCGCCTTCTGGTCGGCGCTGGCGGAGGACCAGGACCGGCCGCTACATCTCGACCTGGCCGACGGCCCGATCACCGTGGGGGTGAGCGGCCCGGAGCTGGCGGCCTGCGTCGACCTGCTGCTGGAGAACGTGTTCGCCCACACTCCCGACGGGACCCCGTTCGCCGTCGAGCTGGCGGCGGGGCCCGAGGGCGGGGCCCGGCTGGTGATCGCCGACGAGGGGGCCGGTTTCGCCCTCCCGGACCCGGTCGGCCGCGGGGCGAGCGGCGGGTCCTCCACCGGCCTGGGCCTCGACATCGCCCGCCGTACCGCGGAGGACTCGGGCGGGTGGCTGCGGGCCGGCTCGTCGCCCTCGGGGGGAGCCGAGGTCACCCTCGAACTCGGCCCCGGCCTGACTTAG
- a CDS encoding GNAT family N-acetyltransferase gives MTRVFTVFQASPEDGDAIGEIHAESWKAAYGSFFAPEFFTEALRRRRNRWPGVLAEDEGTAMLAALDGRRLAFSYFGSSPARPETAEIFGFYGHPDGWGTGVANALMAASLHRIREQGFGRVHLWTLRDTPQSRRFYAKSGFVESGAVRGHDFGDGNPIEQVEYELIFH, from the coding sequence GTGACCAGAGTCTTCACGGTGTTCCAGGCCTCTCCGGAGGACGGGGACGCGATAGGTGAGATCCACGCGGAGTCCTGGAAGGCCGCCTACGGCTCCTTCTTCGCTCCGGAGTTCTTCACCGAGGCGCTGCGGCGGCGGCGCAACAGATGGCCCGGCGTGCTCGCCGAGGACGAGGGCACCGCCATGCTCGCCGCACTGGACGGGCGGCGGCTGGCCTTCTCCTACTTCGGCTCCTCGCCGGCGCGGCCGGAGACGGCGGAGATCTTCGGTTTCTACGGTCACCCGGACGGCTGGGGGACCGGCGTCGCGAATGCCCTGATGGCCGCCTCCCTGCACAGGATCCGCGAGCAGGGCTTCGGGCGGGTCCATCTGTGGACGCTACGTGACACGCCTCAGTCCCGTCGCTTCTACGCCAAGAGCGGTTTCGTGGAGTCGGGCGCGGTCCGCGGCCACGACTTCGGCGACGGCAACCCCATCGAGCAGGTCGAGTACGAGCTGATCTTTCACTGA
- a CDS encoding PepSY domain-containing protein translates to MRKPMIIFTGIALAALTVGGGVAFADRDETGPALSSPAGTATPTPGTATPAQDADDDADVTRKPAVLAEQAQQTALARVNGGWVTSSDLETEGGTTSWQIEVADGAGAGREIVVDATTGKILSEAADTDDGQENDGQDDD, encoded by the coding sequence ATGCGCAAGCCAATGATCATCTTTACCGGAATCGCCCTCGCCGCCCTCACGGTCGGAGGCGGCGTCGCCTTCGCCGACCGGGACGAGACCGGCCCGGCTCTCTCCTCGCCCGCCGGCACGGCCACCCCCACCCCCGGCACGGCCACCCCCGCCCAGGACGCCGACGACGACGCGGACGTCACGCGCAAGCCCGCCGTACTGGCGGAGCAGGCCCAGCAGACCGCGCTCGCCAGGGTGAACGGCGGATGGGTCACCTCCTCCGACCTGGAGACCGAGGGCGGTACCACCTCGTGGCAGATCGAGGTCGCCGACGGCGCGGGAGCCGGACGGGAGATCGTCGTCGACGCCACCACCGGCAAGATCCTCTCCGAGGCGGCCGACACCGACGACGGCCAGGAGAACGACGGGCAGGACGACGACTGA
- a CDS encoding WGR domain-containing protein, with protein sequence MDEHDPISRFYGLPITPETATASVEHLTDPFADDLVKAHLGSNYPYFGAIDKTLAGFFVLDDEGDNYTLLDVRGDGRVWWQDHETRELHLHFDSLDDWRAFKEEVDRGGDEDELRDAFRTKERPAARPGEAPGTPALATRYQWLVWLLAQPLRDRQGRVTQDDDELTRTAIGHFRAIWPTDEAAEKSLLAELPLLAGDPHLAIYWLLHTSLLAMEPQRTRVLAAIGRAPCRTPLVDAFAAAFGSLPLDGDVTIVPGFRTRRSLALLYTGDDAPETERARTALVSMEIEPRARSLMKFVLVHDGLEEGTLTDAEVAAAATRMDAVPGSAALRALLDRRAGMEVSPHADEFARTATTTGETWPWVLATLWQVHSLVRDLDALETVIGFLLDKDPYHRRVLAILQHAQGLAGREFLMPADGLERALALAEASAPILQELATPDDHSAIIARIADPALARAVARRVLHRADVDEYAAEVSSWAIRAVLAGDDPDRGELAARGFEALPFQSHQQVLADIAGEITSPGHPLVRVMLRVLEHAAEPDDAGFMATYTAKQMKKEVLTALAPFAHEPEIFDELMRLAELPAGHTTVDSLWSRLFNPFSEETYVLPRLSDEQAVRVARAMIATRLTHPVILARNTAGQQLYHFAHTGAEEFLIEALNEYGRRLADSVEKGGKVFDRGETEDDLLKDLVANLYSAVGNMGTPRSRTALIERLFTERRAFWWMGNAIGGVFSAEVHREALAMVRERRDGMGAGCYAYALADFVKQGPPKVDLLQELAGWPVPAEELSRRFFKYALVVGIEAALAAKEYDLVRAAHALASSIAEPPLQPDEHARAIRWDNPLETEELARQLEAVLSGAADDKRRRLVEKGAAARLQGTPRLKISDKKLGILAGTTVRRRLLHDRTTGEVWFLDIDGAVHAFDGYEITGLPFEPRAIGYGRMRAFLDGVTELSERALFWDRRAHKFVEVIRYGDRMTYVWGRSNGALDGLGLSFPDVDAAADAFARVKSSVAAADMTETSPWYVPGKGAVLRTFRTPDPDGPSSSSNHRRVFDRRINAGPRFATEAEAVAAHERWELEAQRDRDAGLTCLEWQDNRLRPEDMTVGEWIRDRIRDDPSDAAWHARALTEIVDYLRSHGYGDLIGSIEVEVGSGVSDDEIAAYEAERRHPVPEVLRAFWREIGHARWSVGGVGMRVLPPSQVLPRRPAARQLGEDFLRGLTPAEADAARPLMSALDVLVETLDGSVIFTVLADREAKEGRVFTHTDYDPRSFWWENSLSWMLATRFLDGFADAIEEAAPVVARLYHGQRLNPDAQRRYFELREQGKTPRFWELLYDETFGSVSTRSGKVGAAGAVRTRRYDPARAARKVAKLIAAREKDGYHEAVPVKTRADTP encoded by the coding sequence ATGGACGAGCATGACCCGATCAGCCGGTTCTACGGACTGCCGATCACGCCGGAGACGGCCACGGCGTCGGTGGAGCACCTGACCGACCCGTTTGCCGACGATCTCGTCAAGGCGCATCTCGGGAGCAACTATCCGTACTTCGGGGCGATCGACAAGACACTTGCGGGTTTCTTCGTCCTTGATGACGAAGGCGACAACTACACGCTGCTGGACGTCCGCGGGGACGGGCGGGTGTGGTGGCAGGACCACGAGACCCGCGAGCTCCACCTCCACTTCGACTCGCTGGACGACTGGCGCGCCTTCAAGGAGGAAGTGGACAGAGGCGGCGACGAGGACGAGCTTCGCGACGCCTTCCGGACCAAGGAACGACCGGCGGCCCGGCCCGGCGAGGCGCCCGGCACGCCCGCACTGGCCACGAGGTACCAGTGGCTGGTCTGGCTGCTCGCGCAACCGCTGCGCGACCGCCAGGGCCGGGTGACCCAGGACGACGACGAGCTGACACGGACCGCGATCGGGCATTTCCGCGCCATCTGGCCGACAGATGAGGCCGCGGAGAAGAGCCTGCTGGCGGAGTTGCCGCTGCTGGCCGGGGACCCGCATCTGGCGATCTACTGGCTGCTGCACACGTCGCTGCTGGCGATGGAGCCGCAGCGGACACGGGTGCTCGCGGCGATCGGGCGGGCGCCGTGCCGTACGCCGCTCGTCGACGCGTTCGCGGCGGCTTTCGGGTCGCTGCCGCTGGACGGGGATGTGACGATCGTGCCGGGCTTCAGGACGCGCCGCTCGCTCGCGCTCCTGTACACCGGCGACGACGCACCCGAGACGGAAAGGGCGCGCACCGCGCTGGTCTCCATGGAGATCGAGCCCCGGGCGAGGTCGCTGATGAAGTTCGTGCTCGTCCACGACGGCCTGGAGGAGGGCACGCTGACGGACGCCGAGGTCGCCGCGGCGGCGACACGGATGGATGCGGTGCCCGGCTCCGCGGCGCTGCGCGCCCTGCTCGACCGGCGCGCCGGGATGGAGGTCAGCCCCCATGCCGACGAGTTCGCGCGGACGGCGACCACCACCGGCGAGACCTGGCCGTGGGTGCTGGCGACGTTGTGGCAGGTCCATTCGCTGGTCCGCGACCTGGACGCACTGGAGACGGTGATCGGTTTCCTGCTGGACAAGGATCCGTACCATCGGCGCGTCCTCGCCATACTCCAGCACGCTCAGGGGCTGGCCGGGCGCGAGTTCCTGATGCCCGCCGACGGACTGGAGCGGGCGTTGGCGCTGGCGGAGGCGTCCGCACCGATCCTGCAAGAACTGGCGACGCCGGACGACCACTCGGCGATCATCGCGAGGATCGCCGACCCGGCGTTGGCGCGGGCGGTCGCGCGCCGCGTCCTGCACCGTGCGGACGTGGACGAATACGCGGCCGAGGTGAGCTCGTGGGCGATCCGCGCCGTCCTCGCGGGTGACGACCCCGACCGGGGGGAACTCGCCGCCCGGGGTTTCGAGGCTCTGCCGTTCCAGTCCCACCAGCAGGTGCTCGCCGACATCGCCGGTGAGATCACCTCCCCCGGCCACCCTCTCGTCCGCGTCATGCTGCGGGTGCTGGAGCACGCCGCCGAACCCGACGACGCCGGCTTCATGGCGACCTACACGGCCAAGCAGATGAAGAAGGAGGTCCTCACGGCGCTCGCACCGTTCGCGCACGAGCCGGAGATCTTCGACGAGCTGATGCGCCTGGCAGAGCTGCCCGCCGGCCATACGACCGTCGATTCGCTGTGGAGCCGGCTGTTCAACCCGTTCAGCGAGGAGACCTACGTCCTGCCCCGGCTCTCGGACGAGCAGGCGGTGCGGGTGGCCAGGGCGATGATCGCCACCCGGCTCACGCATCCGGTCATCCTCGCCCGCAACACCGCCGGGCAGCAGCTTTACCACTTCGCCCACACGGGCGCCGAGGAATTCCTGATCGAGGCGCTCAACGAGTACGGCAGGCGCCTCGCCGATTCCGTGGAAAAGGGCGGGAAGGTCTTCGACCGCGGCGAGACCGAGGACGACCTCCTCAAGGACCTGGTGGCGAACCTCTACTCCGCGGTCGGCAACATGGGGACGCCCCGGTCGCGGACCGCGCTGATCGAGCGGCTCTTCACCGAGCGGCGCGCGTTCTGGTGGATGGGCAACGCGATCGGCGGTGTCTTCTCCGCCGAGGTCCACCGCGAGGCGCTGGCCATGGTGCGCGAGCGGCGGGACGGAATGGGCGCGGGCTGCTACGCGTACGCCCTGGCCGACTTCGTGAAGCAGGGGCCGCCGAAGGTGGACCTGCTCCAGGAGCTGGCCGGCTGGCCGGTGCCGGCGGAGGAGCTTTCCCGCCGCTTCTTCAAGTACGCCCTCGTCGTCGGGATCGAGGCGGCCCTGGCCGCGAAGGAATACGACCTGGTCCGCGCCGCGCACGCCCTCGCCTCCTCCATCGCGGAACCGCCCTTGCAGCCCGACGAGCACGCGCGCGCCATCCGGTGGGACAACCCGCTGGAGACGGAGGAGCTGGCCAGGCAGCTGGAGGCGGTCCTGTCCGGAGCCGCTGACGACAAGCGCCGCCGCCTCGTCGAGAAAGGCGCGGCCGCCCGTCTCCAGGGCACGCCACGGCTGAAGATCTCCGACAAGAAACTCGGCATCCTGGCCGGTACGACCGTCCGGCGACGGCTGCTGCATGACAGGACGACCGGGGAGGTCTGGTTCCTCGACATCGACGGGGCGGTGCACGCCTTCGACGGATACGAGATCACCGGCCTCCCTTTCGAGCCCCGGGCGATCGGTTACGGCCGGATGCGGGCGTTTCTCGATGGCGTGACCGAACTGTCCGAGCGCGCGCTGTTCTGGGACCGCCGGGCACACAAATTCGTCGAGGTCATCCGCTATGGCGACCGGATGACCTACGTGTGGGGCCGGAGCAACGGCGCGCTCGACGGTCTCGGCCTCTCCTTCCCCGACGTCGACGCGGCAGCCGACGCGTTCGCCCGCGTGAAGAGCAGCGTCGCCGCGGCCGACATGACCGAGACGAGCCCCTGGTACGTGCCGGGCAAGGGCGCGGTCCTGCGCACCTTCCGCACGCCGGACCCCGACGGCCCGAGCAGCTCAAGCAACCATCGCCGCGTGTTCGACAGGAGGATCAACGCCGGCCCTCGTTTCGCCACCGAGGCGGAGGCGGTCGCCGCACACGAACGGTGGGAGCTGGAGGCGCAACGGGACCGCGACGCGGGCCTGACCTGCCTGGAGTGGCAGGACAACCGACTCCGGCCCGAGGACATGACCGTGGGGGAATGGATCAGGGACCGGATCCGGGACGACCCCAGCGACGCGGCCTGGCACGCCCGGGCGCTCACCGAGATCGTCGATTACCTGAGGAGCCACGGCTACGGTGACCTGATCGGCTCGATCGAGGTCGAGGTGGGCTCGGGCGTCTCCGACGACGAGATCGCCGCCTACGAGGCCGAGCGCCGGCACCCGGTCCCCGAGGTGCTGCGCGCCTTCTGGCGCGAGATCGGCCACGCCCGCTGGTCCGTGGGCGGGGTGGGAATGCGGGTCCTGCCGCCGTCGCAGGTGCTGCCCCGCCGGCCGGCCGCGCGGCAGCTGGGAGAGGACTTCCTTCGAGGGCTGACTCCTGCCGAAGCCGACGCCGCCCGGCCGCTGATGAGCGCGCTGGACGTGCTGGTCGAGACGCTCGACGGCTCTGTCATCTTCACCGTGCTCGCCGACCGGGAGGCCAAGGAGGGCCGGGTCTTCACCCATACCGACTACGATCCACGCAGTTTCTGGTGGGAGAACTCCCTGTCGTGGATGCTGGCGACGCGCTTTCTCGACGGCTTCGCCGACGCGATCGAGGAGGCCGCACCCGTGGTGGCGCGGCTCTACCACGGCCAGCGGCTGAACCCGGACGCGCAGCGTCGCTACTTCGAGCTGAGGGAGCAGGGCAAGACCCCCAGGTTCTGGGAGCTCCTGTACGACGAGACGTTCGGCTCGGTCTCCACCCGCTCCGGAAAGGTCGGCGCGGCCGGTGCCGTACGTACCAGACGGTACGACCCGGCCCGCGCGGCCCGCAAGGTGGCCAAGCTGATCGCCGCCAGGGAGAAGGACGGCTACCACGAAGCCGTACCCGTCAAAACCCGGGCCGACACCCCCTGA
- a CDS encoding TetR/AcrR family transcriptional regulator, whose amino-acid sequence MPTGVAIRDAREQLFDAAERVLLQDGPSALTSRAVTTEAGCAKGVLHRHFADFDAFLAELVLDRIARLDKQAAALRDSAGTGTVAGNLTDALTALFGSVAVAIVGLVTSRDDLRARLRQARPTGVPVLTEAAAMIASYLTAERELGRVAADADVDTLAPTLIGAAHMLFADRKGSPPEAGAVHKVVTTVLPGAG is encoded by the coding sequence GTGCCGACAGGGGTAGCCATCCGCGACGCGCGCGAGCAGCTGTTCGACGCCGCCGAACGCGTCCTGCTCCAGGACGGACCGAGCGCGCTGACCAGCCGGGCGGTCACCACGGAGGCAGGTTGCGCCAAGGGCGTCCTGCACCGGCACTTCGCCGACTTCGACGCATTCCTCGCCGAGCTCGTGCTGGACCGCATCGCCCGGCTCGACAAGCAGGCCGCCGCCCTGCGCGACTCCGCCGGGACCGGCACCGTCGCCGGCAATCTCACCGACGCGCTGACGGCCCTGTTCGGGTCGGTCGCCGTGGCGATCGTCGGCCTCGTCACCTCCCGGGACGACCTGCGCGCCCGGCTGCGCCAGGCCAGGCCGACCGGCGTCCCGGTCCTGACGGAGGCAGCGGCCATGATCGCTTCTTATCTCACCGCCGAGCGGGAACTGGGCCGCGTCGCGGCGGACGCCGACGTCGACACGCTCGCTCCCACCCTGATCGGGGCCGCGCACATGCTGTTCGCCGACCGGAAAGGCAGCCCGCCGGAGGCCGGCGCCGTCCACAAGGTCGTGACCACGGTCCTTCCCGGCGCCGGGTGA
- a CDS encoding serine hydrolase domain-containing protein → MTDLDGLVQETADRLVAEHTGVVVVALVPGSVEIRGAGRVGGENGGTPGADTVFEIGSVTKVFTALALARLAVVGTVDLDEPLAALLPEGASVPSRDGEEITLRHLATHTSGLPRLPKGMLLEALLRPSKPDPYAGCSTEFLLRGLARTRLGGTPGRRFRYSNLGAGLLGLALAHRAGTDYETLMNREICTPLGLADTGITVDSGRSARLAQGHTRRGGPAAAWHMADMAGAGGLRSTPADLAAFVRAQLDGGAGGVADAIRLSRRIEHRINPFTWAHLGWTGQRLHPRQGAHLQIWHNGMTGGFSSFVGFDPEKGVAVAMLSNTQRSLDRPAFDLLRTLQAEHS, encoded by the coding sequence ATGACAGATCTAGACGGCCTCGTGCAGGAGACAGCCGATCGGCTGGTGGCCGAACACACCGGCGTGGTGGTCGTTGCGCTCGTCCCCGGCTCGGTGGAGATCCGGGGCGCCGGGCGCGTGGGTGGCGAGAACGGCGGCACGCCCGGTGCCGACACGGTGTTCGAGATCGGCTCGGTGACCAAGGTGTTCACGGCCCTGGCCCTGGCGCGGCTGGCCGTGGTGGGCACGGTCGATCTCGATGAGCCCCTGGCCGCGCTACTGCCCGAGGGAGCGAGTGTGCCTTCACGGGATGGTGAGGAGATCACCCTCCGGCATCTGGCGACCCACACCTCGGGTCTGCCCCGCCTGCCCAAGGGCATGCTGCTGGAGGCGCTGCTACGTCCGTCGAAGCCGGATCCCTACGCCGGATGCAGCACCGAGTTCCTGCTGCGGGGGCTGGCCCGGACCCGGCTGGGTGGCACGCCCGGACGCCGGTTCCGTTACTCCAACCTCGGCGCCGGACTGCTGGGACTGGCGCTCGCCCACCGGGCCGGCACCGACTACGAGACACTGATGAACCGGGAGATCTGCACCCCTCTGGGCTTGGCCGACACCGGCATCACCGTCGACAGCGGCCGCTCGGCGCGCCTGGCTCAGGGGCACACCCGGCGTGGCGGCCCCGCCGCGGCCTGGCACATGGCGGACATGGCCGGTGCGGGCGGGCTGCGATCGACGCCGGCCGATCTGGCCGCCTTCGTCCGCGCCCAACTGGACGGCGGCGCCGGCGGGGTCGCCGACGCGATCCGGCTCAGCCGCCGGATCGAGCACCGGATCAATCCCTTCACCTGGGCGCATCTCGGCTGGACGGGGCAGCGTCTGCACCCTCGACAGGGTGCCCACCTTCAGATCTGGCACAACGGGATGACCGGAGGGTTCTCCTCGTTCGTGGGCTTCGATCCCGAGAAGGGCGTGGCCGTCGCCATGCTCAGCAACACGCAGCGGTCGCTGGATCGCCCCGCCTTCGACCTGCTCCGTACCCTGCAGGCGGAGCACTCTTAG